TGCGAGCAGCACCGGCCACTTCTACGCAAAACTGCCGGCCAGGGCTGACTTTTGCACCGGGCGGTGCCGCAACTCCGCCGGTTATTTTGCTGTTGCGGGAGCCGTGGGGCCCCGGGCCCCGTCCCGTTACTAGTTTTTCCGTGAGCCAAACCTATTATCAGGTGCTGGGCGTTGCCCCCACCGCGTCGGCCGCCGACGTGAAGCGCGCCTACCGGCAGTTGGTGGTCCGCTACCACCCCGACAAGCACGGCGGCGACGTGCGCTACGAAGAGCAATTCAAGGCCGTGGCCCTGGCTTACCGCGTGCTGGGCGACGCTGGCCGGCGCGCTACGTATGATTTCCAGCTGGCCCAGGCCACCCGCCGGGCCGACGACGAGCGCCGCCGCCAGCACTACCGCCCCGCCGGCCAGCACGTGTACGGCGTGCCTATGCCACCGCCCGCGCCGCTGCGCACGCGCCCGCCAGCCAGTAGCCGCGAGCGCCACTACCAAAGCATTCCGCGCCAGCGCGTGCGCTTCGTGCGGCGCGATTGGCTGCTAACGCTGGCCTTCTTGGCCGCGGCGGCGCTCTTCAGCCTATCGGTAAAGGCCACCATGGACCGCGTGACGGCCAATGCCCATTACCGCGACGGCTTGGCAGCGTACGTGCGCGGCGACTTTACCGCAGCTTATTCGGAATTTAGCCAAACGCTCGATTTCCGCCCAGATGCCGCGGGGGCCCTGCGCCGCCGCGGCGAGCTGCGCCTGGTGGCCATCCACGACCCCGCCGCGGCCCGCGCCGACCTGCAAGCTGCGCTGCGGCAAGAGAATACGCCCGCCGTGGCGGCGCAGCTTTGCCACTACCTCGGCCGCTGCGAAACTACGCTGGGCCACCCTTCCCAGGCCGATGCGGAATATTCGAGGGCCTTGGCCCTCGACTCGACCCTTAGCGCTGCTTGGCTGGCCCGGGGCCAGGGCCGCCTGCTCGACTTAAGCCGTCCCGCTGCCGCCCTGGCCGATTTTGACCAGAGCTTAGCTCAGGCAAAGGCCGCCGGGCAGCCGGGGCCCTGGCGGGCCGCGCAGCTGCGCGGTTTGGCTTTG
This genomic stretch from Hymenobacter sp. PAMC 26628 harbors:
- a CDS encoding J domain-containing protein, producing MSQTYYQVLGVAPTASAADVKRAYRQLVVRYHPDKHGGDVRYEEQFKAVALAYRVLGDAGRRATYDFQLAQATRRADDERRRQHYRPAGQHVYGVPMPPPAPLRTRPPASSRERHYQSIPRQRVRFVRRDWLLTLAFLAAAALFSLSVKATMDRVTANAHYRDGLAAYVRGDFTAAYSEFSQTLDFRPDAAGALRRRGELRLVAIHDPAAARADLQAALRQENTPAVAAQLCHYLGRCETTLGHPSQADAEYSRALALDSTLSAAWLARGQGRLLDLSRPAAALADFDQSLAQAKAAGQPGPWRAAQLRGLALATLGRYPEARAAYEAALLARPRDGQTHFLLGRLAQRLGDAPAACEFFRRALELGYAFAGAAYEQGCH